The genomic stretch AGGGACCATCACCTGGTGAGTAATCCAGTCTGTCTCCTTTACCTCCCCGATTATCTCTCCGGGGAGCACCTTCTGTCCAACCTTAGCCAGAGGTTTGAAAGGCCAGACCTTTTCTCGGGACAGGGCGACAGCAGCCTTGCCCCGATGGATAAAGGCGCCACTGGTTTCATAAAGAGAAGTCAGGGGGCGCTGGATTCCATCAAAGATGTGACCTATCAAACCCGGTCCCAACTCCACAAAGAGGGGAATTCCTTGCCCAAAGATAGGGTCCCCAGGCTTCAGTCCGGTGGTATCCTCATAAACCTGAATGGTGGCCTGATCTTCCCAGAGCTCGATGACTTCGCCTACTAAACGTTCTTGGCCGATCTCTACCATTTCGTTCATGGACAGTTCCTGGGCCCTTTTTGCTTTGACCACCGGACCGCTGACATAGATGATGGTTGGGTTAGCCTCCCTCACGGACGCCCTCCCAGATTTGGCGCTGGATTGTCTCCTTGAGTCGCTGGAGACGGGCCTCAACCGTGTTGTCATAAAGGATGCGGCCATCAGCAGTATAAACCTGAAGACCACCGCTTATGTGGGGATCTTTCTCAAGGTCTATGCTTGCTCCCCTCTTTTGGGCCAGTTCCTTAAGTCGTCTCTCAAATCTTTGGTCTTCTGGATTAAATCTGACTATAAAATTCTTCCCCGGAAGGGCATCCATGGCCTCTTTTAAGGCCCTTTCCATAAAGGATTTGTATTCTGGATGGTGGCGGATGTCTTTTAAGGCCCTCTGCAGTTCCTCCATGGCCTCGCGAACTATGGTCTCTCTGGTGGCAACGATCGTCTTTCTAGCCGCCAGCTCGGCGGCGTCGATAATCTTTTGAGCTTGAAAATGGGCCTCGGCTCTTTGACGTTGGCTTTCTTCTTCAAGTTCCCGTTGGATCCTTTCCTGAATGTCCTTCAGCTCCGCTTCGGATCTGGTGCGGGCTTCAAGAAGGATCTTTTCCGCCTCACGCTGGGCTTCTTCTTTT from Thermosulfuriphilus ammonigenes encodes the following:
- a CDS encoding V-type ATP synthase subunit E; translated protein: MLIGGEIELLCHAIKEEAQREAEKILLEARTRSEAELKDIQERIQRELEEESQRQRAEAHFQAQKIIDAAELAARKTIVATRETIVREAMEELQRALKDIRHHPEYKSFMERALKEAMDALPGKNFIVRFNPEDQRFERRLKELAQKRGASIDLEKDPHISGGLQVYTADGRILYDNTVEARLQRLKETIQRQIWEGVREGG